One window of the Bacteroidota bacterium genome contains the following:
- a CDS encoding proline--tRNA ligase, protein MSKALPTRADNYSQWYQDLVVKADLAENSAVRGCMVIKPYGYAIWEKMQAILDKMFKDTGHSNAYFPLFIPKSFFAKEASHVDGFAKECAVVTHYRLKNDGKGGIMVDPDAKLEEELIVRPTSETIIWNTYRGWIESYRDLPILVNQWANVVRWEMRTRLFLRTTEFLWQEGHTAHATAEEAVEETRKMLEVYADFAENTLAIPVLKGVKTANERFAGALDTYCIEAMMQDGKALQAGTSHFLGQNFAKAFDVQFTNREGKKEFVWATSWGVSTRLMGALIMAHSDDEGLVLPPKLAPIQVVIVPIYKGEEQLKLITEKVDKIIAELKAKNISVKYDDRDTHKPGWKFSEYELKGIPVRIAIGPRDLENGTAEVARRDTKEKSVMQITDLAIKIEHLLEQIQDNIYRRASDFRESHTYKADSYDEFKSRLDDGGFVLAHWDGTSETEEKIKEETKATIRCIPIDNKLEAGKCIFSGNPSTQRVVFARSY, encoded by the coding sequence ATGAGTAAAGCACTTCCAACCCGAGCAGACAATTATTCCCAATGGTATCAAGACCTTGTAGTTAAAGCAGATCTGGCAGAAAATTCTGCTGTTCGGGGTTGTATGGTCATTAAGCCATATGGTTACGCTATCTGGGAAAAGATGCAGGCGATTCTGGATAAAATGTTCAAGGATACAGGCCATTCTAACGCATATTTCCCGCTTTTTATTCCAAAATCATTCTTTGCCAAGGAAGCTTCTCACGTTGATGGCTTTGCCAAAGAATGTGCCGTAGTTACCCATTATCGGTTAAAAAATGATGGAAAAGGCGGAATTATGGTCGATCCGGATGCCAAACTGGAGGAGGAGCTGATCGTCAGACCGACTTCCGAAACGATTATCTGGAATACTTATCGTGGCTGGATCGAATCGTACCGTGATTTACCTATTCTGGTTAATCAATGGGCAAATGTTGTCCGTTGGGAAATGAGAACGCGGTTGTTTTTAAGAACTACTGAATTTCTTTGGCAGGAAGGGCATACAGCTCATGCAACTGCTGAAGAAGCGGTGGAAGAAACTCGGAAAATGCTTGAAGTATACGCAGATTTTGCTGAGAACACCCTGGCAATACCTGTTTTGAAAGGAGTAAAAACAGCGAATGAAAGATTTGCAGGTGCACTCGATACATATTGTATAGAAGCAATGATGCAGGATGGAAAAGCACTGCAGGCCGGGACCTCGCATTTCCTTGGACAGAATTTTGCAAAAGCATTTGATGTGCAGTTTACAAATCGCGAAGGTAAAAAGGAATTTGTATGGGCAACTTCATGGGGTGTTTCTACCCGTTTGATGGGTGCTTTGATAATGGCGCATAGTGATGATGAAGGATTAGTACTTCCACCAAAACTGGCGCCGATTCAGGTTGTAATCGTTCCGATCTATAAAGGCGAAGAACAACTTAAACTGATCACAGAGAAAGTTGATAAGATCATTGCTGAATTAAAAGCAAAAAATATTTCTGTTAAATACGATGACAGAGATACACATAAGCCGGGTTGGAAATTTTCTGAATATGAATTGAAAGGAATTCCGGTTCGGATCGCAATTGGGCCGCGTGATCTTGAAAATGGAACTGCTGAAGTTGCCCGTCGTGATACGAAGGAAAAATCTGTAATGCAGATTACCGATCTTGCAATAAAGATCGAACATTTGCTTGAACAGATCCAGGATAATATATATCGTCGTGCTTCCGATTTCAGAGAAAGTCATACATACAAAGCGGATTCATACGATGAGTTCAAATCAAGACTGGATGATGGTGGATTCGTACTTGCACATTGGGATGGAACATCTGAAACAGAAGAAAAAATAAAGGAAGAGACGAAAGCAACGATCCGTTGTATTCCGATCGATAACAAACTGGAAGCCGGTAAGTGTATCTTTTCCGGAAATCCTTCGACGCAAAGAGTAGTCTTCGCAAGGTCTTACTAA
- a CDS encoding glycosyltransferase family 39 protein, with protein sequence MTEFFKKNFKYIFFAGLVCIPLFSHLGSVPIQLWDEARLNLNAYEMHLKKDFIVTYYGGEPDLWNTKPPFLIWCQALLMDVVGPNELAMRLPSAFAALLTCIALLIFSIRYLKNFWIGFIAAIILVTAPGYVSYHGTRTGDYDAMLTLFTTLSCLFYFAYSETRKNKYLYYFFLSLAFGVLTKSVAALFFAPAIVIFALMQKQVVQLLRNKHFYFGLGMFLFLTIGYYLIREMAAPGYLSAVFMNELGGRFLTVIENHKEDGWYFYDNFIRGRFSPWYLLLPLGFLTGFWSTDEKIQRVTKYFGILTVIYFVVITFSKTKLEWYDLPLYPMISFITALFVHWIFELLGKMEVVNKSIRYNFLPFAFLFLILLNPYRAILDKVYLPKFEKGSSEENFYELGYYIRDALRGKHDLKNYEILQEDLNTHLRVYVEIMNSNGQNIKFIQSKEILANTLVVVQNQRLKDYLRNNFNIEELEATGRVVKYKVNEAISNKN encoded by the coding sequence ATGACTGAATTTTTCAAAAAGAACTTCAAGTATATTTTCTTCGCTGGTCTTGTTTGTATTCCGCTCTTTAGTCATTTAGGTTCAGTGCCAATTCAATTGTGGGACGAGGCGCGTCTTAACTTGAATGCATATGAAATGCATCTTAAAAAAGATTTTATAGTCACATATTATGGTGGCGAACCGGATCTCTGGAATACAAAGCCGCCATTTTTAATTTGGTGTCAGGCGTTATTAATGGATGTTGTGGGACCCAATGAACTTGCAATGAGATTGCCATCAGCCTTTGCAGCTTTACTTACCTGCATAGCACTGCTGATCTTTTCGATACGATACCTGAAAAACTTCTGGATAGGTTTTATTGCGGCCATTATTTTAGTTACTGCTCCGGGATATGTCTCATACCACGGAACCAGAACCGGAGATTATGATGCAATGCTGACTTTATTCACAACACTTTCTTGTCTCTTCTATTTTGCCTACTCAGAGACTAGGAAGAATAAATATTTGTATTATTTCTTTCTGAGTTTGGCATTTGGTGTTCTTACGAAATCTGTAGCAGCACTTTTCTTTGCACCTGCAATCGTAATTTTCGCCTTGATGCAGAAACAGGTTGTGCAGCTACTGAGGAACAAACATTTTTATTTCGGTTTAGGGATGTTTTTGTTTTTAACGATTGGTTATTATTTGATTCGTGAAATGGCAGCTCCAGGATATCTGAGCGCCGTTTTTATGAATGAGTTGGGTGGTCGGTTTTTGACTGTTATTGAAAACCATAAGGAAGATGGATGGTATTTTTATGATAATTTTATCAGAGGTCGCTTTTCACCTTGGTATTTGCTTTTGCCTTTAGGTTTTCTGACAGGTTTCTGGAGTACAGATGAGAAAATACAAAGAGTTACGAAGTATTTTGGAATATTAACTGTTATTTACTTTGTTGTGATCACATTTTCCAAAACAAAACTCGAATGGTATGACTTGCCATTGTATCCGATGATTTCTTTTATAACAGCATTGTTTGTACACTGGATTTTTGAGCTCTTAGGCAAAATGGAAGTGGTCAATAAATCTATACGGTATAATTTTTTACCATTTGCTTTTCTTTTTCTTATTCTGTTAAATCCATACCGGGCTATACTTGACAAAGTATATCTTCCCAAATTTGAAAAAGGCTCCAGTGAAGAAAATTTCTATGAACTTGGTTATTATATCCGTGATGCACTCAGAGGAAAACATGATTTGAAAAATTATGAAATTCTTCAGGAAGATCTGAACACTCATTTGCGAGTGTATGTTGAAATTATGAATTCAAATGGACAAAATATTAAATTCATTCAGAGCAAAGAAATACTTGCGAACACATTAGTAGTGGTTCAGAATCAAAGGTTGAAAGATTACTTAAGAAATAATTTTAACATAGAGGAATTAGAAGCAACGGGCAGAGTTGTAAAATATAAAGTTAATGAAGCGATTAGCAATAAGAATTGA
- a CDS encoding RNA-binding protein, whose protein sequence is MEIGKYNDLTVKSMAMIGLYLTDGETDVLLPKKYVKGNPKVDDQINVFVYLDNDNRPIATTLQPFACVGDFVFMTVKDVNSHGAFMDWGIAKDVFVPYAEQRVDMEIGKQYLVHLFIDDHSERITATTKWGQYIEKDHDLEVDDEVQILVAEQTDLGFKVIIENKFEGLIFKNEIFGDVRPGDISRAYIKNIRFDGKIDVSLQPIGYHHIEDHKLVILHQLKINNGILDLGDKSPAESIYSKLKMSKKNFKRTIGGLYKDRIITVSDYEIKLIATD, encoded by the coding sequence ATGGAAATTGGCAAGTACAACGATTTAACGGTTAAAAGCATGGCAATGATAGGTCTTTATCTGACGGATGGAGAAACGGATGTGCTATTGCCAAAAAAATATGTAAAGGGCAACCCAAAAGTTGATGACCAGATCAATGTCTTTGTGTATCTGGACAATGATAACAGGCCTATTGCCACTACACTTCAGCCGTTTGCGTGCGTCGGTGATTTTGTGTTTATGACTGTAAAAGATGTCAATTCACATGGAGCTTTTATGGATTGGGGAATTGCAAAAGATGTTTTTGTTCCCTATGCTGAACAACGAGTAGACATGGAGATCGGCAAACAATATTTAGTGCATTTATTTATTGATGACCATTCCGAACGGATCACTGCAACGACAAAATGGGGTCAGTATATTGAAAAAGATCATGACCTTGAAGTTGATGATGAAGTTCAGATCTTAGTAGCTGAACAAACCGATCTGGGCTTTAAAGTAATTATAGAAAATAAATTTGAAGGACTGATTTTCAAGAATGAAATTTTCGGAGATGTCAGACCGGGTGATATAAGCCGGGCTTATATTAAAAACATTCGTTTCGATGGAAAGATCGATGTTAGTCTGCAGCCTATAGGTTATCATCATATTGAAGATCACAAACTGGTCATACTTCATCAGCTGAAGATCAATAATGGAATTCTTGATCTGGGAGATAAAAGTCCGGCTGAATCTATTTACAGCAAACTAAAGATGAGTAAAAAGAATTTCAAAAGAACGATTGGCGGCTTATATAAAGACCGGATCATTACCGTAAGCGATTATGAGATCAAGTTAATTGCAACAGATTAA
- a CDS encoding peptide chain release factor 3 → MELEKEISKRRTFAIISHPDAGKTTLTEKLLLFGGAINTAGAVKSNKIRKTATSDFMEIEKQRGISVATSVMGFDYAGKRVNILDTPGHKDFAEDTYRTLTAVDSVILVVDCIKGVEEQTEKLMAVCRMRSTPVIIFINKMDREGKDPFDLLDELQDKLKIHVRPLTWPISQGESFQGVYNLYKRELNLFEPNKTGISENKAKIVELEDDSLEKFVAKKYVDKLREDVHLVEGVFEPFNQELYRDGLIAPVFFGSAVNNFGVLELLETFLEIAPQPSAREAEERIVHSEENKFSGFVFKIHANLDPNHRDRIAFLRICSGRFERNKFFFHTRLDKKVRFTNPTSFMANEKTLIEEAYPGDVIGLYDNGIFKIGDTLSEGEMLHYKGIPSFSPEIFKEVENRDPFKAKQLEKGIQQLTEEGVAQLFTQQPGNRKIIGTVGELQFDVIKFRLEHEYGAKCEFRSLSFSKAYWITGDTEAQLNHFISSRNSAIAYDKEENPVYLSENEWMLKMIKNSFNAIHFHTTSEFRNRKSEVIL, encoded by the coding sequence ATGGAGTTGGAAAAGGAAATATCCAAACGCAGGACATTTGCAATTATATCTCACCCCGATGCCGGGAAAACCACTTTAACTGAAAAATTATTGCTTTTTGGAGGTGCGATCAATACGGCAGGGGCTGTAAAGAGCAATAAAATCCGTAAGACAGCGACTTCGGATTTTATGGAGATAGAAAAGCAAAGAGGGATTTCTGTTGCAACTTCCGTGATGGGATTTGATTATGCAGGAAAGCGGGTGAACATTCTTGATACTCCCGGTCACAAGGATTTCGCGGAGGATACATACAGAACTTTGACAGCAGTCGATTCAGTTATACTTGTAGTTGATTGTATAAAAGGAGTAGAGGAGCAGACAGAAAAACTGATGGCAGTTTGTCGGATGCGCAGTACACCGGTGATCATTTTTATAAACAAAATGGATCGTGAAGGAAAAGATCCGTTTGATCTGCTTGATGAACTGCAGGATAAATTAAAGATTCACGTCCGTCCATTGACATGGCCAATCAGTCAGGGTGAATCATTTCAGGGAGTTTACAATTTGTATAAACGTGAACTGAATTTGTTTGAGCCAAACAAGACTGGAATTTCTGAAAACAAAGCTAAGATCGTTGAACTGGAAGACGACTCTCTTGAAAAGTTTGTTGCAAAAAAGTATGTAGATAAATTACGTGAGGATGTTCATCTTGTTGAAGGTGTATTTGAACCATTCAATCAGGAACTTTATCGCGATGGACTGATAGCTCCGGTTTTTTTCGGAAGTGCTGTAAATAATTTTGGTGTATTGGAATTGCTTGAAACTTTTTTGGAGATAGCGCCACAGCCATCAGCCCGTGAAGCAGAAGAGAGAATTGTTCACTCAGAAGAGAATAAGTTTTCAGGATTTGTGTTCAAGATCCATGCAAACCTTGATCCGAATCATCGCGACAGAATTGCTTTCTTAAGAATCTGTTCAGGACGATTTGAAAGAAATAAATTTTTCTTCCATACGCGTCTGGATAAAAAAGTCCGCTTTACGAATCCAACGAGTTTCATGGCAAATGAAAAGACATTGATTGAGGAGGCATATCCCGGTGATGTAATAGGATTGTATGACAACGGAATTTTCAAGATCGGAGATACACTTTCAGAAGGGGAAATGTTGCATTATAAAGGCATCCCAAGTTTCTCACCTGAGATCTTTAAGGAAGTAGAAAATCGTGATCCATTCAAAGCAAAGCAACTTGAAAAAGGAATCCAGCAGTTAACAGAGGAAGGAGTAGCGCAGTTGTTTACACAACAGCCCGGTAACCGGAAAATAATTGGTACTGTTGGAGAACTTCAATTTGACGTGATCAAATTCCGTCTCGAACATGAGTATGGTGCAAAATGTGAATTCAGGTCACTTAGTTTTTCAAAAGCATATTGGATTACCGGTGATACTGAAGCGCAGTTGAATCATTTTATCAGCAGTCGTAATTCCGCAATTGCTTACGACAAAGAAGAAAACCCTGTTTACCTTTCAGAAAACGAATGGATGCTGAAGATGATCAAAAACAGTTTTAATGCCATCCACTTCCACACCACATCTGAATTCAGGAATCGGAAGTCGGAAGTTATTTTGTAG